The genomic interval TAAATACCTGTCAGTTTTCTGCTTTGACCAGTCTAGGTACTTGAAACTGGTGACTCCCCAAAGCCTTCAGACCTTATACCTCTAGTCTGAAAAAGTCATACATACTCACACTCATTCTCCCTGTCACTGCCTCCATCCCACCTGGACCAATCCAAGTACCTCCAGTGGCTTTCTCCAGGCTCATTTAGAAGCTCCCTTGCCCAGATTATCCTGAAGTGGATGCTAGGCCCAGATCCTCTGCCACGCCATGAATGAAGAGCTATTCGTGCTCTGGGAAGACAAGGTGGCTGTTTGTCCTAAGAGCTGGATGCTAAACATTTACCTTCCAGGTTAAGTCTCCCTTTCATCTCCCCATGTCCCCCCACAACCCCAAAAGATGGAAGGTTTAAGCAAAAGCCACAAGAGagctccctccacctccttcctggCATCCTAGACCGCCTACCGAGGGACAGAGGGACTAGGTCATCCTCTTCCCCAAGTTGTCAGGGGTCAAAAGACCCCCACTGGCCTGCCATCCAGCTAAAGTCCTCTCCATTATCATTATCTTATGCGAGGTTGTAGCTCTAGAAGTTATCTATTTATTAGTATACAAATAACGTACTTGGGAAAGTGCTCCTAACTTATCAGTCACCAAGCAGGACTTTTGAGGAGCCTAGAAGCAGGAAAGCATCATCTGATTTTGAGGGGTAAGTGGGTAGTGTTCAAAGCTTAAGGGGTTAATAAAGTGATGTCTGGTTGGAGCAGTTTAAGGGTTTCATAAGGGCAGAAGCACTGGTCCTTGAGGGTGATGACTTATTTTAATAGCAAGAGAGGGGCTGAAAAGGAGAATTACCAGGGGAGGCAGCAGGGAGGTAACTGAATACAAATGATATACTTCACACTGGTACTTGGGGCTCTCAGACCTATTATATGCCTAAATCCTGTCCCTTTCCCATATCATCAGGTTGGGAAGACCTCTGTCCTCAAAGCTTAAGAAAGAGGTAAGAGTCGGGAAGGCCTGCCGCGCTCATCCAGAcctcatccccccccaccccaagaaaGGGTAGCACCGCCCCTTTCTTTGCCTGAGTAATAGCAGGAGAGGAACACAGTAATGGTGGGAGTGGGATGGGAGGACAGAGGCTTGTCTTTTGCCTCGAAACATTATCTCTGGATGAGGCTTGGTCTCCTGACAATGGGGAACCACACACCTAAAGCAGAGGTGACGCAGGGCCATTGGCTGTAAGGAGGATCAAGTTCATTATACTACCCAGACCTCTACCCTTCAGGCTTACTCACTGCCAAAATCCAGAACTAGACGGGCGAGCAGACTCCAGTCTATGGATGAGGGGACCCTGTTCCAACTAGAAGCACCTGATGCGCAGGCCCGGGGAGATCTGAGAGTGGAGGCAGTGTGGGGCACTGCAAGTTCAGGGCCCTCTAGCTAATGAAGTCCGTAATGTCTACTAAAAGGTGATAAACATGGCTAAGTTCAGGGTTAAACCCTTTACAACTAGAAAGGCAAAGTCACGAAGCCCTCACACTCTGGGGCCCAATTCATTTAAGCTCCCTTTTGGGGTACGACGGGAAATAGTAAGCAGTGTGGAGATGAACCTAAGTTCCTCCATAACCTCACTCTCCCCATTCAAGGGTACCCTTTACCCCGCTGCTGAGAGAAAGAGCAGTCTGGAGAGCGGGACCAGAAGCAGAACTACCCTCACCATTAAACACTGTCCCATGGCTGCTGCACAAGCATGAAGGTCTGCTCCAGAGCTGCATAAAACAAGTTTAATTTCCAACCAGGGTCACAGTCATCGCGTATCCCACATTTTGAGCAAGGAGAGAGAAGGTGAGTTATTAAACATATACAGTCTACattccagaggaggaaaaaagaagagaaaaaccagTTCAGAACTGCAGTTACCACTGTAACACCACAAACTTTTAGGGGGGAAATTTAGGGGAAATCCCCAGGGAGAAGAAAGGCTGgaacaaaggaaagcaaaaaattaaacctaccggaggagagtgggggagggagtgggcagAAGTGGAATGAAACACCCAATCCCAAAAGAGCTTTTAGGTGAATGGGAATGTAGAAAGGACCACCCCTGCCAAAGGCCTAGCAGCCTGGGATACTACCAAGATCACTTACTGCCCCCTGCTGGACAGATCCTCAAGCAGCACTTATGTAACCTCTAAGGCTGCTTCCTAACACCCTCAGCCCCACTAGTCCCTGAAGCCCCCAAAACCAAGGTGGGGGTGGGTCTAAAATGAGAAAAACCCATTTGGGACTGGCATCTACCTAGGCAGGGTCAGAGAGGGCGTGAGGCAGGAGAAGAGGCAAAGTCCCCACCAACCACAAAGGTACAGAGTGAAGAATCCTAAGTAGGAAAGAACCAAGGAAAGGGGAGACAAATAGGCAACAGCAGTGATTAAGTTGAGAAGGCAAAGGAAAGGGttcagggagggagaggcaacaGGAGCAGgagcaaaaaaaatctgacaaaatagaGACAGAGGCAAAGAAAAAGTGTGGAGGGAAGTATCTGTGGGGTCAGGGGAATGAACGCATGTTAAAATGAGACAGAAGCTccagcacccccctccccccaccaaacacacatacacacgcatacacacatacacacaaaggcCTAGAGAGCAAGAGACCTGCATACACCCGCTGCACCTTGGGTAAGTAACACATCACTAAGGAGCTGGCACTGGGGGAGACACCCCTGGAACCTCTCTTTCACAGTTCAgtctggggtgggctggggggtaTTGATCCTCCTGCTGTAGACAAAGGTGACAGGAAGCCTAGTCCCATGGGGTGGGGCTTGGGACAGCCCTTCTGGGAAGGGGTCCCCCAGCCACGCTGTGGAGGCCCTGGGCCCTGACGTTAGCAGAAAGGTTACGGGCGGCCGTCTTGGAGCTCAGGGCGCAGCCAGCACACACAGGAGCCCACAGAAAAGCCACGGCTTCACAGAAACCGCAGAAGTCAGGACCCAGGCCAGGATCTCAGGGACAAGCGCCTCCTGTAGACAGAGACATAGTAGCAGCAGCTTCTGAACAACTACATCATAATGGAGGGAGGACTCTGAAGACCGCCGCATCCCACCAGCACCAACAACCACTTCAGAGTCCTATTCCCTCCATTCCAACGTCCAGATCCATTTATGGGAAGTGGgtgaagagggcagggaaaagCTGTTGGGATGGAGAGGGGGGAGAGCAGGATGGTCTGAGGGTCTGGAAACAGAAAATTTTCATCCTTCAGCACATCCTGGACTAGAGAGAACTGGAGAACAGGGGGATTGATACTGAGGTCTGCTATGTCACCCCCACTCCCTGCTCCTCATTAAACCAGCCAGCCAGCTCTGGTCAGACCAGCAGAACTACCAGGGTGAGGAAACTTCTGACAAAGGACAGATGAACCACCCAGCCCCAAGACCAGAAGATAGGGGGATAGGAAGGCAGGAATGGGACTGATCTGTGTATCACCTTCACCTAATAACAAGAGAGGATGAAGATGGAAAACCTGAGCCCCTCTCCCCAGTGCGCTGGGTCCCAAATACACCCCATGGTCTTGCTACctatccccacctcccacctaaAGCTCCTGAGGAACAGCTTTAAGGATGCGGGGGAGGATCATTTGAACACTCTGAGCTGGTAAGAGTGAGTGggttcctctctccttcccactaAAAGGCAGGGCAGAATGGCATCTCCTTGGGAACAGTCATCTAGAGATAAATGCCACCCCCCTGCCCTaagtggggtggagagagggataAAGGAAGATGGTGGCAGAAAGTCCATCATCTGTCCTATCATCCAGGAAAACACCTACCTGCAGAGGAGAGGAACCAGTGCAGGACTGGGGcagccttccctccccctccttccctttatCTCACCAGCATGGGAGGGGAAGATGATAGGCGAGAGTGGGCAGTGTCCTGGCTCCAAGCCCTGAGCTGCACTCCACCTCCTCCACCCGCTCCTTGGCCCCCATATATATCTCTCTATACAGATATATACACgcgcacacatgcacgcacacaaaGAGAGGCCCGTGCAATTTCCATGTAGAACAGGGGGAGAGCGGCAAAGGAAAGGAAGACggggagcaggagaggggcctatggggagagagaagggactcAGATGCCAAGAGCACACCAACCGGAGCCAAACGAAGCAAACTGGAGAGAATACCACATCCCACCTCCCAACCCCAGAGCTTGGGGAGGGGGGCACCCCATGAAACCATAAcaaccttgtttttgttttaaatccgGTAAATTGGAATGATTCATCATTAGGACAGCAACTGGGGACTGGtcatggatgggggaggggagggaaggggcggcAAGGCTCTTGTTGGGCATGCGGACATGAAACCCAGGGCCCTGGCCACACTGGCAACAGGAAGGAAAGggtagggctggggcagggagacagtaggggtgggtggggtggtcaGATAGGGCTGTCTGGCTCTCACTTCTTGTTTTTGAGCTGATTGGCCAGCCAGTCCAGGCCTTCGTACAGCCCGTCCCCGCTGGTGGCACAGGTGGCCTGAATGTACCAGTTGCGGTGACGCAGGGAATGCAGGCCCAACTTGTCTGTGATCTCAGCAGCGTTCATAGCATTAGGCAAATCCTGGAGCACAAGGGAGACAAACAAAAAGGAGCTTCAGGATCTTTCGAAGGCTTCTAGAGCAACCATCTACCAAAGACTTGTAGACTAgcaccctctcctcctccttcagtgTAGGAACCCAGAGCAAGATCCTAAAGAACTACTTTGGATTTAATCATCCTAGAACTCCGGATCCAAGGCACTAAAGGTCATTCCACTGAGGAGTTGGAAACCAAACATGGGTTGGCAGGGAAGTGGAGAGGTGATTCAGACTGGGCGTACAATCAGGTCTGTCTGACCGTAAGAGTGAGGGCAGTTCCACTAAAGTAGACAATAGGTAAGATAAAAGAGGGACAGGAGGTGAAGGTGAACCACACCAGTCCCTCTGGACAGAAATGTTGCTAATTAAagctgggatggggtggggacaaGAAGAAGAGCATAAAGAAGCCAACTAATCATATTTCCCACACTTACAAAATTGAGAGCATGGTCATGGGGCTTCCCACACAATGGGCCCCAAGACCCCATGATTTCCACGGCCAGGCTGCCCTCTCTCAAACCCAGGGGTAGGAAGAAGATGTCACACCTGTTTGTTTGCAAAGACAAGGAGCACAGCGTCCCGGAGCTCATCCTCTGCCAGCATCCTCATCAGCTCCTCCCGGGCCTCATTTACTCGCTCCCGATCATTGCTGTCGACCACAAATATCAACCCTAGGGAGGCAGAACATGGGCTGCACAGAGACGGCAGAtcaactcccctcccccaccaccaaaaGAAAACACCCTCCTTATACCCTCCAAATATCTGCTCCCTTTTTCTCCTTGTCTCCCACCCCTAGTAACTGCAGCAGGGCAAGAGTTGGTTACCGATAACCAAGAACAATAGCCATACTCTCTGCTCACACCCAACCAACCCATGCCAGTCCATAGGCAATTCACATGCCCTACCTTGGGTGTTCTGGAAGTAGTGTCTCCAGAGAGGCCGAATCTTGTCTTGGCCACCCACATCCCAAACTGTGAAGCTGATGTTCTTGTACTCCACTGTCTCCACGTTGAACCCTTTGGCAAAAACAGACAATGGTCACTTGGCCTGAAACACCAGGCCTGCACACGATGCCCcagtgggttgtttgtttcccCCAGCCATGGCCATGTCCTAGCAAGGGAGAGAAAGCTAAGGCTTCCTCAGACCTGGTGTTCCTTGACTTAGTAGTGTGAAGgccaaaaagaaaacctaagagAAGTGGAAGAGGACGAAGAGGGCCAGTCAGGAAGTTCACAATCACCTGGGTGAGACAACCTTCCCCAttcattctctcagtttttgacTCTCCCTCCTGCAAAAGAAATGACTCAGCCCCACTCCTGTACCTTGGCCACCAGAGTCTGCCTCAGCTAAGAAGTGGGGCCTGTGAGGCAGAGTGAAGAACAGGAAGTGAGCTA from Balaenoptera ricei isolate mBalRic1 chromosome 10, mBalRic1.hap2, whole genome shotgun sequence carries:
- the ARF3 gene encoding ADP-ribosylation factor 3 translates to MGNIFGNLLKSLIGKKEMRILMVGLDAAGKTTILYKLKLGEIVTTIPTIGFNVETVEYKNISFTVWDVGGQDKIRPLWRHYFQNTQGLIFVVDSNDRERVNEAREELMRMLAEDELRDAVLLVFANKQDLPNAMNAAEITDKLGLHSLRHRNWYIQATCATSGDGLYEGLDWLANQLKNKK